One Falsarthrobacter nasiphocae DNA segment encodes these proteins:
- a CDS encoding Sec-independent protein translocase family protein has product MGINGLEGVLLLVLAVLLFGDRMPEYSRQLGSWVRNLRRMSEDAKQRLKEEVPEIQDVDWRRMDPRQYDPRRIIRDALIEDETVPSSGAGSTAASALEQTPSPAFPRPSRPFTPLEAGVPAPFDAEAT; this is encoded by the coding sequence ATGGGAATCAATGGTCTTGAAGGCGTGCTGCTGCTCGTCCTCGCGGTGCTCCTCTTCGGCGACCGTATGCCGGAGTACTCACGCCAGCTGGGCTCCTGGGTCCGCAACCTCCGCCGCATGAGCGAGGACGCCAAGCAGCGGCTCAAGGAAGAGGTCCCCGAGATTCAGGACGTGGACTGGCGCCGCATGGACCCCCGCCAGTACGACCCCCGGCGGATCATCCGCGACGCTCTCATTGAGGACGAGACGGTGCCGAGCTCGGGCGCGGGCTCCACCGCGGCGTCCGCCCTCGAGCAGACCCCCTCCCCGGCGTTCCCGCGGCCCTCCCGCCCATTCACGCCCCTCGAGGCAGGCGTCCCGGCGCCATTCGACGCCGAGGCGACCTAA
- a CDS encoding O-methyltransferase — protein MSADKRSAWSYAEGFHADDDVMLAARERAFDLGIDSVPASVATALTVLTTAVAPSHVVEVGTGVGVSTLAIVRGLAPHAALTTIDPDVEHLRAARETLTDAGVPLNRLRVIAGRGQDVLPRLTKSAYEMVVIDADREGLAEYVEMSVRLLRPGGLIVINDALAADTVQQPTNRSAGTTSARNAARYLAERDDMVTHLSPVADGMILATRKR, from the coding sequence ATGTCTGCTGACAAGCGCAGCGCCTGGTCCTACGCCGAGGGCTTCCACGCCGACGACGACGTGATGCTCGCGGCCCGGGAGCGAGCCTTCGACCTCGGAATCGACTCCGTCCCCGCCTCCGTGGCCACCGCGCTGACGGTGCTCACGACCGCCGTGGCGCCGTCGCACGTTGTCGAAGTCGGCACGGGCGTCGGCGTCTCGACCCTTGCGATTGTGCGCGGCCTGGCACCTCACGCGGCGCTCACGACGATCGACCCCGACGTCGAGCACCTGCGGGCCGCGCGGGAGACGCTGACCGACGCGGGCGTGCCGCTGAACCGCCTGCGCGTCATCGCCGGGCGGGGTCAGGATGTTCTGCCGCGCCTGACGAAATCCGCCTACGAGATGGTGGTCATTGACGCCGATCGCGAGGGGCTCGCCGAGTATGTGGAGATGAGTGTGCGGCTCTTGCGTCCGGGCGGGCTCATTGTCATCAACGACGCCCTCGCGGCGGACACGGTGCAGCAGCCGACTAATCGCTCGGCGGGCACCACGAGCGCGCGCAATGCCGCCCGCTACCTGGCGGAGAGGGATGACATGGTCACTCACCTCTCGCCCGTGGCGGACGGCATGATCCTGGCGACGAGGAAACGCTAG
- a CDS encoding DUF3117 domain-containing protein, with protein sequence MAAMKPRTGDGPMEIVKEGRGIVFRLPIDGGGRLVVELNQDEVDQLGTVIEGFQASR encoded by the coding sequence ATGGCCGCGATGAAGCCCCGCACGGGGGATGGCCCCATGGAGATCGTCAAGGAAGGCCGCGGCATCGTCTTCCGCCTGCCGATCGACGGCGGCGGCCGCCTTGTCGTCGAGCTCAATCAGGACGAGGTCGACCAGCTCGGAACCGTCATCGAAGGGTTCCAGGCCTCCCGCTAG
- a CDS encoding LOG family protein — translation MTPTPSPSSDRARRVDGAERYKGPIRLKGALSQMPMADQRLFEAPGDGGSFVHSDPWRVLRIQGEFVEGFGALAELGPAVSVFGSARLAPDTWAYKEAERLGYLIAEAGYAVITGGGPGIMEAANKGARAAKGTSVGLGIELPFETGLNEWVDLGINFRYFFTRKTMFLKYSDAFVILPGGVGTLDELFETVTLIQTEKVSAPPVVLIGREYWGPLLDWMATTVLGAGTISERDLKLFHLVDTADEAADFLLGSVATEGGDPGAAGARASEAAARAQAAAASGSGAHPDQP, via the coding sequence ATGACCCCCACTCCTTCCCCCTCGAGCGACAGGGCCCGGCGCGTCGACGGCGCCGAACGGTACAAAGGCCCCATCCGCCTCAAGGGCGCGCTCTCGCAGATGCCCATGGCCGACCAGCGACTCTTCGAGGCGCCGGGCGACGGCGGCTCGTTCGTCCACTCCGATCCATGGCGGGTCCTGCGCATCCAGGGCGAGTTCGTCGAGGGCTTCGGCGCGCTGGCCGAGCTCGGCCCGGCCGTCTCCGTGTTCGGCTCCGCCCGGCTCGCACCGGACACGTGGGCGTACAAGGAGGCCGAACGCCTCGGCTACCTCATTGCGGAGGCGGGCTACGCGGTCATCACCGGCGGCGGCCCCGGCATCATGGAGGCCGCGAACAAGGGCGCCCGCGCCGCGAAGGGCACCTCGGTGGGCCTCGGGATCGAGCTGCCCTTCGAGACTGGCCTCAACGAGTGGGTCGACCTCGGCATCAACTTCCGGTACTTCTTCACGCGCAAGACCATGTTCCTCAAGTACTCGGACGCGTTCGTCATCCTCCCCGGCGGTGTGGGCACCCTCGACGAGCTCTTCGAGACCGTCACCCTCATCCAGACGGAGAAGGTCTCCGCCCCTCCCGTCGTCCTCATCGGACGGGAGTACTGGGGTCCCCTCCTTGATTGGATGGCGACGACGGTGCTGGGCGCGGGGACGATCTCCGAGCGAGACCTGAAGCTGTTCCACCTCGTGGACACCGCCGACGAGGCCGCCGACTTCCTCTTGGGGAGCGTCGCCACGGAGGGCGGCGATCCCGGGGCCGCCGGGGCTCGGGCCAGCGAGGCCGCCGCACGGGCCCAGGCCGCGGCCGCGAGCGGGTCCGGCGCGCACCCGGACCAGCCGTGA
- a CDS encoding amino acid ABC transporter ATP-binding protein: MSYQHVAAPSGTPAATEPPLVSLRGVNKHYGPLHVLQDIDLDVRRGEVVVVIGPSGSGKSTLCRTINRLETIDSGEITLDGQRLPEEGPQLAKLRAKVGMVFQSFNLFPHKTILENVTLGPMRVNSVSKDAAEKRAMELLARVGVDKQAPKYPAQLSGGQQQRVAIARALAMDPEVMLFDEPTSALDPEMINEVLDTMTALAKQGMTMIVVTHEMGFARRAADRVVFMADGRIVEQNTPEEFYTNPQSSRAQDFLAKILH, from the coding sequence ATGTCATATCAGCACGTCGCCGCTCCGTCCGGCACTCCTGCGGCCACGGAGCCGCCCCTCGTCTCCCTGCGAGGCGTGAACAAGCACTACGGACCCCTGCACGTCCTTCAGGACATCGACCTGGACGTTCGCCGCGGCGAAGTCGTCGTCGTCATCGGGCCGTCCGGCTCCGGCAAGTCCACGCTCTGCCGCACGATCAACCGTCTCGAGACCATCGACTCCGGCGAGATCACCCTCGACGGGCAGCGCCTGCCCGAGGAGGGCCCGCAGCTCGCCAAGCTCCGCGCCAAGGTGGGCATGGTCTTCCAGTCCTTCAACCTCTTCCCGCACAAGACCATCCTCGAGAACGTCACACTCGGCCCCATGCGCGTCAACAGCGTGAGCAAAGATGCGGCCGAGAAACGCGCCATGGAGCTCCTCGCCCGCGTCGGCGTCGACAAGCAGGCGCCGAAGTACCCCGCGCAGCTCTCCGGCGGCCAGCAGCAGCGCGTGGCCATCGCCCGAGCGCTCGCCATGGACCCGGAGGTCATGCTCTTCGACGAGCCGACGAGCGCGCTCGACCCCGAGATGATCAACGAGGTCCTCGACACGATGACGGCTCTGGCCAAGCAGGGCATGACGATGATCGTCGTCACGCACGAGATGGGCTTCGCCCGCCGCGCTGCAGACCGCGTCGTCTTCATGGCGGACGGCCGGATCGTCGAGCAGAACACCCCCGAGGAGTTCTACACGAACCCGCAGTCCTCCCGGGCCCAGGACTTCCTCGCGAAGATCCTCCACTGA
- a CDS encoding glutamate ABC transporter substrate-binding protein, producing the protein MKSPKILAATLAVSALALAGCGQSGEPSSSSPSGDAPYKVASNVEIKGSPTFDKIKKDGKVVVGVKQDQPNLGYKDPATDQYSGFDIEIARWVAADLGIPADKIEFKTIPSANREAAITNGDVDYYVGTYSITDKRKKSIDFAGPYFITGQSLLVRKDDSSISSVKDLDGKTVCSATGSTPIQNIRDNYPQVKTKEFETYSQCVDALKSKQVDAVTTDQAILLGYAAAEPDALKVVGDTFTTEKYGIGLKKGDKALREHINGMLTNGGEIWTKLYDGTLGKSGNKVEQPKVDNY; encoded by the coding sequence ATGAAGTCTCCCAAGATCCTCGCAGCCACCCTCGCTGTGTCGGCGCTCGCCCTGGCTGGCTGCGGCCAGTCCGGCGAGCCGTCCTCCAGCTCGCCCTCGGGCGACGCGCCCTACAAGGTCGCCTCGAACGTCGAGATCAAGGGCTCGCCGACCTTCGACAAGATCAAGAAGGACGGCAAGGTCGTCGTCGGCGTCAAGCAGGACCAGCCGAACCTCGGCTACAAGGACCCGGCCACGGACCAGTACTCCGGCTTCGACATCGAGATCGCCCGCTGGGTTGCCGCCGACCTCGGCATCCCGGCCGACAAGATCGAGTTCAAGACGATCCCGTCCGCGAACCGCGAGGCCGCCATCACCAACGGCGACGTCGACTACTACGTGGGCACGTACTCCATCACGGACAAGCGCAAGAAGTCGATCGACTTCGCGGGCCCCTACTTCATCACGGGCCAGTCGCTCCTCGTGCGCAAGGACGACTCCTCGATCTCCTCCGTCAAGGACCTCGACGGCAAGACCGTGTGCTCGGCGACCGGTTCGACGCCGATCCAGAACATCCGCGACAACTACCCGCAGGTCAAGACCAAGGAGTTCGAGACGTACTCGCAGTGCGTTGACGCGCTCAAGAGCAAGCAGGTCGACGCGGTCACCACCGACCAGGCCATCCTCCTCGGCTACGCCGCCGCGGAGCCGGACGCCCTCAAGGTCGTCGGCGACACGTTCACCACGGAGAAGTACGGCATCGGCCTCAAGAAGGGCGACAAGGCCCTCCGCGAGCACATCAACGGCATGCTGACCAACGGCGGCGAGATCTGGACCAAGCTCTACGACGGCACGCTCGGCAAGTCCGGCAACAAGGTCGAGCAGCCCAAGGTCGACAACTACTAA
- a CDS encoding amino acid ABC transporter permease has product MRTLTDNLDVFGQGLANTVIMFVAAGALSLVLGTLVAGLRVSPVPIMRTLGTLYVTLIRNTPLTLVFFFFAFGLPKLAPSGAPAPSYLALAIGALTVYTATYVCEAIRAGINTVPLGQAEAARAIGLTFMDTLRLVILPQALRSVIPPLMSVEIALLKNTTIAAGFSVLDLGAVRAYLSERGEDAIYTLLWVAIIFIALVAILTSLQHAAEKKWRVAR; this is encoded by the coding sequence ATCCGCACATTGACGGACAACCTCGACGTGTTCGGCCAGGGACTGGCCAACACCGTCATCATGTTCGTGGCCGCGGGAGCGCTCTCGCTCGTGCTCGGCACCCTCGTGGCGGGACTGCGCGTCTCGCCTGTTCCCATCATGCGCACGCTGGGCACGCTCTACGTGACGCTCATCCGGAACACGCCCCTGACGCTCGTGTTCTTCTTCTTCGCCTTCGGGCTGCCGAAGCTCGCCCCGTCCGGCGCGCCGGCCCCGTCCTACCTGGCGCTCGCCATCGGCGCCCTGACCGTCTACACGGCGACCTACGTCTGTGAGGCCATCCGGGCCGGCATCAACACGGTGCCGCTCGGCCAGGCGGAGGCAGCTCGCGCCATCGGGCTGACGTTCATGGACACGCTCCGGCTCGTCATCCTCCCCCAGGCGCTGCGGTCGGTCATCCCGCCGCTCATGAGCGTCGAGATCGCCCTGCTGAAGAACACGACGATCGCCGCGGGCTTCTCCGTCCTGGACCTCGGCGCCGTCCGCGCCTATCTGTCCGAGCGCGGCGAGGACGCGATCTACACCCTCTTGTGGGTCGCGATCATCTTCATCGCGCTCGTCGCGATCCTCACGTCCCTCCAGCACGCAGCCGAGAAGAAGTGGAGGGTGGCCCGATGA